TGTCTGAGATAAAGAGAATTCTGGATAGCAGAAATTTTCATGTTGATTTTTTAGGTTTTGATGAGTGTTTAGCCGGGATGGCAGAAGTTTTTTACACTTTTAAAAATAGTTCAAACGTTACTGTTGCATCAGAAGCTTCAGAGCCCGGCTTTGGGTGGGATTATAAAGACTTAATTGAAAGATTGAAGAGAAATTATTCCTGGAATGGTGAAGATTTAGGGAAGGCGGCAGTTGATTCATACTATCAATTTTATACTAATAGAACGGAGTACTGCCAGCCGGATTGCACTCTGGCAGCGGTTACAGGTAAAAATGCGACAGATATTACTTACTACGTGAATCTTCTTGCTTCTTATGGTTTAAATGGAACTGTTTCTTTATTGCAGGACTATTATTATGCAAGGGATAATTCTCTGGAACCGGAACCTGTATATTTCCCTTTTTACGTGGATCTTTACTCTTTCTCTAAAAGTTTGAATGCTACAACGACGGATTTAAACGTTAAAATTGCTGCCACAAATCTTATGTCTGTAATTGGCGGGATATACTTTAAATCAACAAACTCTTCGTTAAAAGGTGTTTCGATATATTTCCCGAACGATGTTTATGATTATTTTGATGCTTACTTTAATTCTTCTGTTAATGAATTTACCGGAACCTTATGGGATGATTTTCTTGTTAAATATTATGGGGTTTTACCTTGAGAAAACTTATAGCGTTTACTGTTTTGTTTATACCTTCTCTGTCATTTGCTAATGGTTTGATGTTCAGTTTTTCCTCGGGCTTGTCTTTTATGGATGGTTCTTCTGCTCTTTTTAAAGATTATCCTGCTTCTGTTAGTGAAGAGATAGGTAGTTTCTACGGGTTTTTTGTTAAAAAAGTCTTTAAAAATAAATATTATCTAAGATGTGGTGTTAATTTTATAAGTAGCATGGACCGTGTCTATTTTTATCAGGGAGATGTTTATGATTATACTTTGAAAGGCACTTATGGTAGCCTTGGAGCCGGGATTTCTTTTAAGAGTGGTTACTACTTTTTTGATGCAGGAGTTGATGGTTATTTTAATCTCTCTCAGGAAGTGGAAACTCCGTATTCAACGTATGATACAGATATTCTTACAGATTTTTTTCCGGGAATACATTTATCTACAGGAAAATATTTAACAGACCATCTTTTGGTAAATATCTCTTATGACCGAAGTTTATCATCAATTTTTCGTGATGATTTAGGTACAGTCCACTGGGATAGTTTTTCTATAGGTTTAGGATTTGAATATTAGGTTAATGTAGCACAGGGCAGATAGCCCTGTGCTTGGTGTTAGTTATCAGAAAAGAGGATATTCTGTTGCGTTTGTGGTATTTGTAACCTGATATGCTTTGTTATCGTCAAGATTTATGAGAAATACTTCTGTTGAATTTGTTGAGTTGACAGCGACTTCAGCTAAGAATTTTTTTCCAACTCCGTAGAATAGGAAGTTCTGCACTTCAGAAGGATCCACATTCACAGTATGTTTTACGGTTGTTGTTTCAGGATCTATGAATTTTAACTCTCCTGTTGTATTATCGTAAACGGATATGGATTCCATTTCAAGATTTGGATCGTTTTCAAGTTTTGCAGATGTTTTAAACGTTCTGCCTGCAGGTTGTTTTCCAAGATAAGTCGTGCTGTTTGTTGTCAGGTTCCACACATACACTCCTGTTGCATTTGCAAAGTATAGGTTGTTTGAGTAAAAGAGTGAAGAATAAGCAGGTCCAGAAGCAACTGTGTAGTTTGCGGTTCCATTGGTTATGAGGAAACCAACCCGGGAGGGTATTGCTACAAAACCATTACTTGAAAATTCCACAGATGGAGCAAGTGTTAACCCTGTAACAGCAGTGGTATAGATAGTAGTGTAACTTCCTGCCGTTGATATTTTGCCAATTTCTATATCTCCATAAGGTATAGAACCGTAGGTAGTAACTGAAAATTGATTTACGTAGATAGAATCCCCTATCAATTCTGCGTCGGAGATTTCATCAGAGGTAGTTGTATATATGGTTTTCATTGTGCTGTTTGAAGGATAAAATACAGCTACTTCTTCATATTTAGTATCGTTATCTGTATCAAGGAGGAAATATATGTTGCCTGTTGAAAAGTCTGTTCCAATTTTATCTGTATCATATATACCGGAAGAGATAGGTGAACATGCGTCAATGCCGGTTTCGCCGAGAGAACATTTTTCAATAGTTGTTCCGTTAAGTATTAGAAGGCCTTCAATTTTTCCGTTGGAGTTAAAGTCTCTAATTTCCGTTATAAACTCTCCTGGTTCCTGTGATGGAGATTCACTGGAAGATAGATTCAAAGGTACTATATAAGAGCTTGTGTAGTTTTCATTTTTTACTTCCACATATCCCGGTTCATCGTTTATAGCTATTATGGTATCAGCTATGTATACACTATCTGTCAACGCAGAGACTTGAACCGTTTCTCCAGTTGTAAGGTCTGTTTTGAACAATTTGCCGTCCTTAATGTATACGGCAAACTTTTTTTGAAAGTTATAATATGTCATGTTTGCAGAGGAAAAGGATACTTTTCCCAGAACGCTTGACTCAGTTATGTTGTTTGATATGAGTTTGACATCTGTTGTATCTGTGGCATTTACAATATAAAGTGATAGTGTTCCGTTACTGTCGGTTGATACAAAAGGCAGATAAAAATTGGTTTTAATAGTTTCAGGTGGCGTTTCACCTGTTTCAGGTGCTGTTCCACCGCCACCACCACATCCGGCGGTTAATGCTGCAAAAAGTACGACAGTAAGTAATCCCTTCCATTTTGTTGGAATTTTGCTTATTTTCATGATACCCTCCTCCAATGATATTTATACCCTTTAATAATTTTTCTTATAAAAATCAAATCCACATTTAGGAGGAGGGAGTTTCGGAAAGTCTTACCTTTCAGTTTTTACAGGGATTTCAAGTTCTATTTTTTCTTCTCTTTCGTCCTGAGGAAAGTTTATTCTTATGCCTGATACATCAACAAAGGGAAAGTCTTTAAGAGCGTTTAGTATTGCGTTCTTTATGGCTTCAACAGAATTTGGAGGCAAACCTGCTCTGTCGTATTTTAGAATTACCTGAAGTCTTTGTTTTGCTACATCTTTGCTCGGTTTTCTATTAAAAGGCCAGAATCCCATTTTTAACTCCCGCCAAATAATTTTTTGAATTTGGAAAGAAATCCATCATTTGCTTCAAGTTTCATAAATGGAACCTCTTTTCCGAGAATTCTTTCTGCAATGTTTCTTAATGCTTTTCCTGCGATGGATTCTTTTACAAGAACTGCCGGTTCTCCTCTGTTTATACATGCTACCATGTTTTTATCTTCAGGCACTACGCCTATTAATTCAAGGCCCAATATTTGGACGACATCTTCAACATCTAACATGTCTCCGTTTTTCACTTTTGCCGGGTCAAGCCTGTTTATTATAAGTCTTGGTTCCGGTTTTCCCATTGCTTCGCAGAGTCCTGTTACTCTATCGGCGTCTCTTATTGAAGCCATCTCAGGATTTGTGACAACAAGTATTGCGTCGGCAGGTGCAACAGCCGTTTTAAATCCTTCTTCTATTCCAGCTGGTGAATCTATGAATATAAAATCAAATTTTTCTCTCAAGGATTCAACGATTTTTACCAGGTCTTCTGGTTTCACTGCACTTTTGTCTTTTGTTTGTGCTGCCGGCAGTAGAAAGAGATTTTTTGTTCTTTTATCTTTAACAAGGGCTTTTTCAGGAGGGCAGACGCCCTCTATTACATGAACTATGTCGTAAACAATTCTGTTTTCAAGACCAAGTATAAGATCTAAGTTTCTCAATCCTATGTCTGCATCTATGGCTACGACTTTATATCCTTTCATTGCAAGAGCTGTTGCTAAATTTCCAGTAATAGTGCTCTTTCCGACACCGCCCTTCCCCGAAGTTATACAGAAAACTTTATCAGCCATTGTCAACCCTCTCCGTAGTGAATATTCTGATTTTATCATTTTTATATATTAATCGAAAATTGAAAAATTTTTCTTTTCTTTCAAACGTTTTTTCTCTTCCACATACTTCTATTCTGGGTGTTTGAACAAAGAGTGCTCGCACTTCGCACTCTTTCTTTCCGATTCCAGCCTTGACCAGTCCCCTTAGACTTCCAAATATATAAACATTTCCTCCAGCTTCAACTTCAGCTCCCGGATTAACATCTCCAAGTATGGCTATATCTCCTGAAGAAGAGACTTTCTCTCCGGAACGCACTGTTTTTTTTACAAATTTTATCTCTTCCGTTGAAGCTCTTTCGCTTTTTTTCTCCAATTCCAGCTTTGACATGTCACACGGAAATCCTGCTGAGATGCAGTTATCCCTTGTTTCCTTTTTGTTTGTTTTGAATCCGCAGAAAAATACATCCGGAAGTTCGGAACAGAATGAAGCGATTTCTCTTATTTCATTTTCATCGGGAATGATATTATCAAATGTTATTATGAGTCTTGTCCTTTTTAGGATGGCTTTTTTTTCAAGGAGGAAATTTTTCAGTTTTTCAATGTTCAAGTTTGAGTTTGATACGATAACTTCTATTCCAAGGATGTTTGTTCCCCTGATTTTATAATCCATTTATAATTTCCTCAACGGAAGTTTATATAAATTTTACCATAAGGAGAAAAAGATGAAATTTATTGGAGCTAAAAATTCTGGTAAGGTTTCTATTTTTGGTGTTCCGTATGATGGCACTACCTGTTTCAGGTCTGGAGCCCGATTTGGTCCTGACGGAATAAGATTTTTTTCCGAGAACTTAGAGACTTATAGTCCTGTTTTGAAAAGAGACCTTGCCGATGTTGAGTTTACTGATGTTGGAAACGTGGAAGTTTCCGCTTCACCTGAGAGAATGGTGAAGGAGGTGGAAGTCTTTGTTGATAGATTTGAAATTCCGGTGATGATAGGCGGTGAACACTCCGTTACATATCCCGTTGTTAGGTCTCTTAAAAAAAGTTACAATAACCTAACAATAGTCCATTTTGATGCCCATGCCGACTTGAGGGATGAGTATTCTGGAACGAAATTTTCTCATGCGTGTGTTATGAGGAGAATTCTTGAGCTCGGGTGCAGGATAATTCAGATAGGAATAAGAAGCGGGACAAAGGAGGAGTTTGACCTGATAGATGAAAATCCTCTAATAGAAAGAATCGATATTAAAAGATTGCCTGAGCGTTTAAGAGAGGAAAGTTTTGTCTATTTTACGGTTGACATAGATTACTTTGATCCGGCTTTTGCACCTGGTACGGGGACGCCTGAGCCCTGTGGGGGGAATCCGGTTGAATTTTTTGAGATTCTCTATAATTTACCACCTGTAAAAATTACCGGATTTGATGTTGTTGAAGTTTCTCCCCCTTATGACCCTTCAGGTATTACGCAGATGCTTGCTGCAAAGATAATTAGAGAGATGATTTTAAAGTTTTGGGGAGGTGAGTGATGTTGAGATTCACAGAGATGTTTAACGGTGCAGGTTTTGCTGTTGATGTTTACGGGGCTCGGAAGTATAGCACCCCTTTTCAGGAGATAATGCTTCTTGAAACAGAAGCTTTTGGAAAGATTTTAGTCCTTGATGGAGCTGTACAAACTACGGATAGAGATGAGTTTGTTTATCATGAGATGATTGTTCATGTTCCCCTTTTAACACTTGGTAGAAAACCAGAAAAGATTCTTGTCATCGGTGGAGGTGATGGTGGAACGGTTAGAGAGGTTTTAAAGCATGATCCAGAGCGTGTTGATATGGTTGAGATAGATAGAGAGGTTGTTGAACTTTGTAAGAGAGAATTTCCTGAGATTTCATCAGGCCTCTCTGATGAAAGAGTTTCTATCTATTATGAAGATGGAAGGGAATTTGTTAGGGATAAGGAGAACGAATATGACGCAATTATTGTTGATTGTTCCGATCCTACAGGTCCTTCTGCAGTGTTGTTTTCAAAGGATTTTTATGAAGATGTAAAAAGGGCGTTGAAAGAGGATGGAGTGTTTGTTACTCAGTCCGAATCTCCTTTTGCCCAGAGAAAAGAATTCCTTATGATCGTTTCCAATTTAACTAAAGTTTTTTCAACTGTTAGACCTTACCTTGTGTTTATTCCTTCTTATCCTTCAGGTATGTGGAGTTTTACTTTCGCATCTAACGGTAAGGATCCTTTGACCGTATCTCCAGAAGAGCTTTCTGAAAGGATTAAGGACGTTGTTAGAAGAACAAGTAGTAAGTTTAAATACTATAATCTGGAGATACATTACGGAGCTTTTGCCATTCCTAATTTTATAATAGATGAATTTAAGAAATAGGAGGTAGAGTAGATGGAGTTTTTGGTGAAAATCGCTCGGGAGGCAGAAGAGAACACGCAGGTTCCGGCTTATCCTGTCTCTGTAGAAAAGGTTCTCAAGGCAGTAATAGCTACAGGTGATTTCTGGAAAATAGTGGATCTTTGCGATGAACCGCTACCGCTTGTTGCTGAAATTCTAAAGCTTCTCAACAGAGAAGGTATTGTTGCATTCGAGGGAAGTCAGATTTTGCTTACGGAAAAAGGTGCAGATTTTGTGAAAAAGCTCGGTATAGAACCTTTTGTATCTCATAAATGTTCTTGCTGTAATGGTAGAGGCGTTGTTATTGATGGTGAATTAAAAGAGGCTTTTGAAAAGTTTGTCGAAATTCAGAAAAATAGACCACCTGCTATTCACTGTTATGACCAGGGTTATGTTACACCTGAAAACTCCTTTGCAAGGGTTGCTCTTGCAGATGATAGGGGGGATTTAAGAGGTAAAAAGATTTGTGTTCTCGGTGATGATGACCTTATGAGCATAGCTCTTGCTCTTACAGGGCTTCCTGAGAAAGTTACCATTCTTGAGATTGATGAGAGACTTATAAACTTTATTAAAGAAGTTTCTGATAAGTATGGACTTAACATCGATGCAAGAGTTCACGATTTGAGGCAGCCTTTACCTAAAGATGTTGTTGGTGCTTACGACACCTTCTTCTGTGATCCACCTGAAACGGTAGAGGCAATTAAGGCTTTTGTCGGTAGAGGCGTTGCCACTCTCAAGTCGGAAAGATGTGCCGGTTATTTTGGTGTAACGAGAAGAGAGTCTTCACTTGATAAGTGGAGGAAGATACAGAAAGTTCTTCTTGATATGGGACTTGTTATAACTGATCTTCTCCAC
This sequence is a window from Desulfurobacterium indicum. Protein-coding genes within it:
- a CDS encoding clostripain-related cysteine peptidase yields the protein MRLDSFEKVLMLMFFTSLLLFSCGYQESSNTTWVFAVYMAGDNSLSDYATLDLKEMMDAGADDNVKVVVLCDRGEGTTLYEVKKGWLEPVESFGNLDTGDPSTLALFLDAIKNRYSYKKIALVFWDHGDGWQDAAFDDSSRSSLKMSEIKRILDSRNFHVDFLGFDECLAGMAEVFYTFKNSSNVTVASEASEPGFGWDYKDLIERLKRNYSWNGEDLGKAAVDSYYQFYTNRTEYCQPDCTLAAVTGKNATDITYYVNLLASYGLNGTVSLLQDYYYARDNSLEPEPVYFPFYVDLYSFSKSLNATTTDLNVKIAATNLMSVIGGIYFKSTNSSLKGVSIYFPNDVYDYFDAYFNSSVNEFTGTLWDDFLVKYYGVLP
- a CDS encoding cell division topological specificity factor MinE; translated protein: MGFWPFNRKPSKDVAKQRLQVILKYDRAGLPPNSVEAIKNAILNALKDFPFVDVSGIRINFPQDEREEKIELEIPVKTER
- the minD gene encoding septum site-determining protein MinD codes for the protein MADKVFCITSGKGGVGKSTITGNLATALAMKGYKVVAIDADIGLRNLDLILGLENRIVYDIVHVIEGVCPPEKALVKDKRTKNLFLLPAAQTKDKSAVKPEDLVKIVESLREKFDFIFIDSPAGIEEGFKTAVAPADAILVVTNPEMASIRDADRVTGLCEAMGKPEPRLIINRLDPAKVKNGDMLDVEDVVQILGLELIGVVPEDKNMVACINRGEPAVLVKESIAGKALRNIAERILGKEVPFMKLEANDGFLSKFKKLFGGS
- a CDS encoding septum site-determining protein MinC translates to MDYKIRGTNILGIEVIVSNSNLNIEKLKNFLLEKKAILKRTRLIITFDNIIPDENEIREIASFCSELPDVFFCGFKTNKKETRDNCISAGFPCDMSKLELEKKSERASTEEIKFVKKTVRSGEKVSSSGDIAILGDVNPGAEVEAGGNVYIFGSLRGLVKAGIGKKECEVRALFVQTPRIEVCGREKTFERKEKFFNFRLIYKNDKIRIFTTERVDNG
- the speB gene encoding agmatinase; this encodes MKFIGAKNSGKVSIFGVPYDGTTCFRSGARFGPDGIRFFSENLETYSPVLKRDLADVEFTDVGNVEVSASPERMVKEVEVFVDRFEIPVMIGGEHSVTYPVVRSLKKSYNNLTIVHFDAHADLRDEYSGTKFSHACVMRRILELGCRIIQIGIRSGTKEEFDLIDENPLIERIDIKRLPERLREESFVYFTVDIDYFDPAFAPGTGTPEPCGGNPVEFFEILYNLPPVKITGFDVVEVSPPYDPSGITQMLAAKIIREMILKFWGGE
- the speE gene encoding polyamine aminopropyltransferase, coding for MLRFTEMFNGAGFAVDVYGARKYSTPFQEIMLLETEAFGKILVLDGAVQTTDRDEFVYHEMIVHVPLLTLGRKPEKILVIGGGDGGTVREVLKHDPERVDMVEIDREVVELCKREFPEISSGLSDERVSIYYEDGREFVRDKENEYDAIIVDCSDPTGPSAVLFSKDFYEDVKRALKEDGVFVTQSESPFAQRKEFLMIVSNLTKVFSTVRPYLVFIPSYPSGMWSFTFASNGKDPLTVSPEELSERIKDVVRRTSSKFKYYNLEIHYGAFAIPNFIIDEFKK
- a CDS encoding bis-aminopropyl spermidine synthase family protein yields the protein MVKIAREAEENTQVPAYPVSVEKVLKAVIATGDFWKIVDLCDEPLPLVAEILKLLNREGIVAFEGSQILLTEKGADFVKKLGIEPFVSHKCSCCNGRGVVIDGELKEAFEKFVEIQKNRPPAIHCYDQGYVTPENSFARVALADDRGDLRGKKICVLGDDDLMSIALALTGLPEKVTILEIDERLINFIKEVSDKYGLNIDARVHDLRQPLPKDVVGAYDTFFCDPPETVEAIKAFVGRGVATLKSERCAGYFGVTRRESSLDKWRKIQKVLLDMGLVITDLLHNFNEYVNWDYYEEMRGWQLTPVKEPPKEIWYKSTQFRVETVRGFKGFNEPIVGDIYNDAESSTT